CTAACAAGTATGTATGGGATGTATTTTATGATAATGTATTAGTATAGTTTATTCTTAAATTCCTACAGATTATAAGAAGAAGGGGATTGATTTAGAAATCCTCTAGATTTCCAAATGATATGGAGAAGGTGATTGGTTTAGAAATCCTCTAGATTTCCAAATGATAGAAAAGGGACCTTAATTGCtaatgaattgtaagtgttttaAAATGTATATATGGATTCTAAGGTACTAGGTTGCTGTAGTGAATTTGGAGAACATCCTTCAATCTCTAAAACTTTCAACCGTTGTAGTCTGTCAAACTCATTGCTCAGGGTTGGTTGTGCACCGGCCTGGCCATAAATAACATAGGTGTGCATTCCAAATTTATTTATGGTATTACTTATGTACGGTACTAACCCTAATTAAGGTGTCTGACCTAAAGGGTTGAGTTGGTAGTTCTATTTGAAGGGatgtttaaaattttattaagTATTCTCATCGTGGTTAGAGTATATATAAACACTTATATATTATAGTTGGTGGGGTTTGTAGTATTATTAACTTTTGTTTTGTACTTCCCGACTACTAGGCACAGATGAGGGCTAGACATGAAGCACTATAAGTAGTCGAGAAGTAGTGTCattattaataatactttttattaGAAGCTAGTTTGCTATAGATGTATTCCTCTTTCGATGATACAAGTTCTCTATAGCCAATTTAGCTTTGATACCATTCTGTCACACTCCTGGCCAAGGCGAAACATGTTGGGAGTGcaactaagttcatggatcacagaaAGTTGAATATAGGGTTCTTACAGATAATAATAGCATAGTAGTTGCCTTAAACAGGTAGGCAGATAACAAATACTAGATAGCTAGGTCGTTTGTAATCCACGACTAATCTTCCGTCTGAAAGCTTGTCTAATGAtcccctgagaatacatgtaagtttgagggtcaacacaaaggttggtgagcgTTACAGGTTTTATGTTAACCACAATAATACTTTTTAAAAGTCcaaaaagtattttctttgtatgtataacaacagttaagtttgcaatgagtctttaaaagccaaaatgtatggtttgtataagtaaatccataaaatTGTGTTTGTAATGAATCTTACAAAGCCAAAACGTTATGTTTCATAAGTAATTCCATACTTACAATTGTTTTGAAAGAGACCAAGACCATGGTTGTATGGATAAGGGTAAACATACATACAAATATACAAATAAAGTCATCTGCCAAGTTTGTACTTAACAATCGCAGATACGATAAACGGATAAACGACAAGTATATTTGATAAACGTATACGTAAAAGTGTACGGTGCTTGCTTAAATAGTTGATAAAACTTGGGATAGTCTACACAAGCACATATAAGAGTCTAAGATACAAGTTCTATaacttgtataaatatataaacttatatattTTTGTGTATCTACGAGGTATATTGAAACTACCAAGTTGATAACCGTCTATATAGTCATAACACATTTGTAGTCGGAATGTATATGTTATTTTTACTAGTTATGttattttaacaacataacatatgtAAATATTCATGTTTAAAACAATTTTGTTTACTTATAACATATAAGTATTTAAACAAATATTTCACAAGCTTGAAAGTTGTTTACACAAAATAATGATAATTCATGTGTATTTTGTATGATAAGTATGACTTAGTACACGTACTACCATGTACAGACGAGGGTcagacatgaaacaccagagGGAAGGATCAGTTTAGCATTTAagccgttctgaaatccaacaaccctatgcggcccttcaaagcAGATTCTCCGTACCGTAAGTAGTAAAGTAGTAAGTAATATTTTTGTGCCATTTTTGTTGCATAAAAATGATGATGTTTTTTGTATAAACAATGCatttagaaatatatatatatatatatatatatatatatatatatatatatatatatatatatatatatatatatatatatatattacaagtagtgcatgtatccccccccccccccccgacaaTATGTAAAAGTTGGGTCGTAACACTCACTTTAATGTACGGTTATTGAGTTTCGAGTATTGGATGCGAGAGCCGGGATGTATTGTTGTGAATTTGAAATTCCAAGATTAGCTTAATTTTGATTATGGGAGAGGTGATAGGAGGATCCTATGATGATGGGAGACATCCAAAATGTCAGAAATTTCGAGGTGCAAAAGATTTGAGGCTTGTTAAAAATTCGAAAGCTATAGGAATCCAAGGTGAAAAATGATCCAAAATTGAGAAAATCTGAAACTGGTGGTGAGGTTTGAAGTCAGTAGTGTCTGAAGCTGAAGCAGACAGATTCCGAATGGGGTCTGAATTCCGAAGTGTGCAGAAATCTGAAGTTGAAGAAGTCCGAAGCTTGTTGGGTTCGAAGTAGAAGGGGATTTGAACCTGATAGAATTTCAAAGTTGAAGAGGGAAATTCCGAAATTGGAACAAATTCCGAAGTTGGCAGGTTGTTCTTGGTTTTCTTCTTTTATTTCGAGCTAATTTCAACAAAGGGAAAGGTAGGATGATGTTGGTGTTTAACGAAGAGATTATAAGGGTTGTATAGGgtggttttttttttgtgtcacTAAGAGAGATAGAAAGTATAAGGAGGGAGAGATTGCAAGAGACttgggagagatttaggagagatttatAAGAGGCTTGAGAGGTTAGAAAGAAAggaagagatagagagagaagtTAGTCATGTGGTGACAAAAGCAAGAGAGAAGCTGGTCACGTGGGAGAAAAGCTAGAGAGAAGCTGGacctttttcttcttcaaatcctACTGTATCCTACCTAAAAGTTACACCTTGATTAATGGCACAAAAGCACACATAATCGGGTGCGTCGGGATCCGAATGTCGAGAATATTTTTCCAACGTAccgatagattggatttaattcCAAGATTCAAAAACTCAAGCAGACTAATTTTTGGGGTTACGGAACTCCGGGAAATTAGCTTTGAAGTTTTGTGTCTAAACGGCTCACGGTGTTCGTTTTCGCGACTTTTGTAAATATTGttgctaaaaatatttttagtatgaaattaaataatagattatAGTCTGATTTCAAAAATGTTCTAAAAAATCTCATCAGTAATGCTTAAGTGTCTCAACGGTGTGAAATAATTTACTTAGAACAGGTAAAACCAGTGTTATATCGGTTTGACTTCTTAAAActgtcgtatcttttgcatacaaactcctttttagacgttctttatatttttggactcAGGGAAACACGTACTATGAGACTAGAATAATTTCTTCGCTTAAAATAACTTTTTACAAATTTTCAGTTTTGCAGGCATATTCCAAAGGTTATAGTTTGTGCGGTTTGATTCGTTATACATTTgaaagtgtgatatcatctggTATCGTATAATAGTTAGAATAAACTTACTTGTCCTTCTTAAGATGCAATAAAAATCAGTAATTCGGATTAACATGAGTTTCACTATCAATTGGTCGGCTATAATTTTTGCCCTAAGTTCCAAGATGTCATAGATTTAAATACACAAAAGAGTATTCTAGCCTAGTGGTAGAGTTGTTTCTTAGAGCTGTTGTTTTGCGAGGGTTCAAATCTTTTCATCTTCATTGCTTCACATTCTAGTCTATTCTTAAATAAATGACAACAAACTACCATGTCAACAAAAAATGAACAATACATGGCACGCCACCTAGTCATGTAATTGAAAGTTACTCGGGAAACCTTCTATAGGGGCTTTAATGAACCTAAAAGACTTCAAATGGTAAAAACAAATATCTTGAAAACTTAAAACTTAAACGGCTTTTTGGCTATTTTAATATGTTTTGGTTTTAAATCGGATGGACTTCATCTAATAAGGACAAAACACATACAATCCTCATCGGATTTTTAATCTGACAGCCCTTTTGGGTTTAAGGCCAAATCAGATGCGAGTTTCGAGTTCTCCATTGGGTTTGAAGATTTTTTCAACGCCTACGTGAACCACTCCATATATCCCAAGTTTCATTTgcaacaaaataaaacaaaaattgttTGCTAGTTGCTATATTATATGATTTACATaacattaaaaaacaaacaaataaacctATTTATGCATAAACTTAGTATAGATTGTGTCAAAAGGTGTAATAAAAGTTTGAATAAATCGGACGCAAAGCTAAAGTACCATACAAGTCAAGCTTGTCCATCAATCTACCACTTAAATGAGAGAACAAACATAAAAGTCGGACACAAAGCTTTTGAGActtctaaaaaaaataatatatgaagctatgccaaaaaaaaaaaaaaaaaaagaaaaaaaaaaaaaaaaaaaaaaactaccatGAACGAAAAATCAACAAAGGAGTCCTACGCCAAACTCCTCATCTACCATCCCAGTTGCCTTTTCATCTTCATCCGCCTCTTCGTCCTCACATGGCCGGAACAAGTAAAACATCACCATACAAAACACGAGACTGACGGTTTCTTCTGCCGCATTAATCATCCATGGGTTCTTGTAAACTACAAAGGTAGCGAATGCACTAACAATAATCCTCGTAAATAGCACATATGCAAAAACCAGCAACACAAATGATCCCAAGTTCGCCATATTTCTAGCAGCATTCCTGTCAGTCTCACAAGTCTTTTTCAACAAGATAAGTGACCCCACAAAAGGGATGAAAATAGCAAGGCAAAACACGAAATCTATAGAAATAAAATCCAACTGCCAATTATTCAACCGGTCTTCGTTATAAAGGCCGGTTACCCCTCCCTTGATAGAACATACATTAGCCAAAACTTGAAGTAAGATAACAATCAACAAAAACAGCTTTTCCTTTGCATGCAAAAAAGGGTTCCACAAACACCATCCCTACCAATTAACGCGATCAGGGTGTACAAAAGTACACACCTGACAACCTGAAATATGTAAACCAAGACATCCATTCCTTGACGAGTGCCGGTAACCTTCTGGTAATGTAGATCAGCCTCAGCACAGATAAAGTGTCCGATAGTAATAACAAGCAAAACACCCATTAGTAAATGAATCATGTGAAAACGACGCTGGTTCTTGACGCATACAGAGATCCAAAACCGTAGAAAACTGAGATAAAGAACCGAGAAGATGAAGTAAACAGACGGGAGGTGTGTTAGTCCAGCTGATAAATAGTCTTTGGTGGTGCCGTCATCCAAGTTGTAGAGCTCGGTGCGGCCGTCAATCGACACAAGGGATTGGCGGTTGCAGTTGGCGAAGTAGAGTGAATACACACCTTGAGATGACACTGGGTACGATGTGTTGAAAGAAGACCGGAGATTCTGGAAAGTGAAGAGGAGTGAGATGAATTTGTTATTCAGAACGCACAAACTAGGGTTTCATTTGAATTCGAGAAAGTATTCGTTTAGCAAATCATGCGAGAGAAGGAAGAAACCGATTCGTGAAGTATCGGTTTGCGATATAGAGGATGTGACAGATACGGACGATATTTCAAAGGAGACGTGACCGGTATCTGAAAATACGAACTCCGACAAGCGGATCTTATGTTGGCCACTGGATCTGATATTCAAATATATGATATCCGCCGCGGATGGTGCAATAAAGTGGAGGACGAGCAGGAGAACAACCATCATCATTCTTTTTAAACTCATCCTTTCGGATTCGCTGGTGGTTGGTGACGCCGAAGGAAGGTGAGAGTAACAGGATGAATGGTAACACctctttatttataatttatttaaaggAAAACTCTACAAAAACCCTACATATTATCCTTAAATGGTCAACAAAACCATTATGTtatctttaaatattatttaaaaataacatgagataaataatatatttttttgtgtaATTTTAAATGTGAACTATGTTTACATATCTTCGGTTCGGTGAAActtattattttgaaatttaaaagtttctttgttatttttttacaattgttttcgaaaaataattgaaataattgaatttttttatcataaaataatTCCACACTCCTCTTTTTACAGATATTCATTTTATTAAGCAGTAATAATAATATCAGAGAGTTTAATTCACCAAGAAAACAATGAGGACCATCAAttgtattttaattttatgtttttcatttttagatcAAATTAGTACATCGTTTTCTCCAAATAGAATTCAAacacaattatatttaattatagaattTTTAAATTCATCAATTATATTATCAATTAAAACATATCATTATATTTATATACGAGATATCAATTTCTCTGATGAATATTGTTTCTAATTTAATTCTCCTATTTATATCTTTTTGCTTTAAAATTCAAACCCATTTagctttttcattatttattttttttttctttttctgaaaaagctcattaaataagcatataCAATTTAATCTAATATGTAACAtttcgtttattaaataaataaatagataaaataaataaatgaatagtagccctaaatgtAGAATAATTTAGCAAGGCGTTGGTTtgggagagggggggggggggggggttaaaaaGACATAATTGAGAGTTTggggttaaaatgtaatttcCAGATTTATTTGTAAATAATTTTGAAGGTTGAGGGTTCTTTAGTTAATTATGGGTTTAATTTGAAAGGATTTTTGAAGACATGGGTTGCATGGTAACTATTAGGACTTAAATTGAAAGGACTTTGGAGTGATAGGGGCTAAATGGTaaattttggatttaatttgaaaattttggaggaGGAGGGGTTGAACTCGAAAAAAGTGAAAAATGTTTGAAAGGATCACGGGTTTAGACTCGGGCCCCCTTCCTTTCCCTCTTCAGGATACTTCATCGGGTATCTTCAACCTTAAACCTAATATGATGCAGCAGCTTCCACCACCATGTGAACCCTCTTCAACCGTCACCGCTTAACGGAGATCGACTGCCACAGCCGCTGCCGGTAATACCTACTGCCAACGAAGCCGGAAGCCCCAGAGCCAAATCTCGCATGTCGCCTGAAGATCGTCGATGACCGAAGGAGGGCTGTATCGCTGTCGTGTGAGGGTCGTGAGTCAACCAGCATAACACGATAAGTCCACCACAACCTACCTTTTTCTCTTTCTCGTTCTTTTCCGTGAATGCGACGTCAGAATCGTCATTACTGTCAAGGGCCATCGTTTTTATCTTTTTTGGCGACATCTACCGCCTAGGCGGTGGCTATATGGGTGTGTATTCGAGCATGCTAGTTGCTTTTCATTATTTACGGTGTAGTATGCATGATTTTTGGCAGGAAACCCACCGCCACTACCATAAGGTGGTGGTTGCCACCGCTTGCTGCCGCCTACCACCGCATAGGTGGCtgtatgtatgttgtttggtGTGTTTATGTGTACGTTTCCTTTATGATGGGTTGTTTATTGGGTGATTTGGTCGAAGAAAAGTCAAggaaaaccaccaccaccaccgtaaagtggtggctgccgccgtgaGCTGTCGTCGACCCCCACCGCccggtggcagtgggtggtgctcGACATAATGAAACCCGAATCATCCCTATAGTTTGATCTTGGACTTCATTGACTTGTGTTtgggttgtaaaccctaattagggtttagaaaaccctaattttggaaatgATAGTTTGGGATTTGCTGGGACCCGAGTTTGGACTATTAGATTGGAATTTTGAATTATGTCCAACTACATTGTATGAATGGCCTAGTGGAGTGAtgaacttaatgggttaagtaagaacacttaaccttaatcgtcattttatgtgaaaacccaaATTATGATTGGGCTTcaagttgggcctttcttttgggcttaCGGGTTTGGATTCATCTTGGGCCATCTGACAGCAAGTATATGGACTACTATATTTGGATGGGCCTTAGGGTAAGGCCTATGTATTGGGTTtgtgcccaatttggaaaactagTCTACCATTGGGCCTTAGTTGATTATGTGATTTTTGAGCCTTCAGAGTATGAGTTGGGCCttggtcttggaccaagctatgttaggggtaaaatggtgctTTTACCCCCCAAGTGTGGATTTATGGTTATACATTGAAACCCAAATGGTTAATTAGGTTTTGTTTTGATGATTGACAGTTTGGGAATCTATCAGCCAGTAGCTAGGGATTTATGcgtaggacttcagcagtgcaaggtgagttccACCTGGTCTGAACAGGTCAAAGGCATCAATGTCGGCTCGTGTAGTTTGTATGTTCTTGATAGGAACAttaagtgtgggcggggcccgtatctcattattacccGAGTATAGATATCAGTCAGATTGTTGGATTGTTATacttgtctgtgtgatacatgtatgtgttgTTAGGaatgtgagtgtgggcgaggcccatatcccATAGTCAGTAAAGTGtggcggggcccatatctcctagttagtTGAGTGTATGTGGGGCCCGTATATtatagagtgtgggcgaggcctgtatcttattattagctgagtgtgggcggggaccATATCTCATAGTATTATTTGAGTATGTATATAGGATGCGTTGATAGATTTGGTTatacttgtatgtatgtttagtagttgagtgtgggtggggcccgtatctcatagttagccAAGTGTGAGAAGGGCATGTATCTCGTAGTTAGCCGAGTGTGGAcggggcccgtatctcgtagtcagcggagtgtgggcggggtctgtatctccttgagtgtgggtggggcccgtatcttctagtagcatgattatgtgtatggtatgtggtagtttggggaaactcactaagctctgtgcttatagttttcagttttggtttcaagtactttcggtagcaaggggaagagctcgggatgattgcagtgcacacaccatttgtttagcctAAGATGTTTATACTGTGATATATACGACAAATGTTTATGATATTTGAGTTACacgacttatgatttttatatgatgtttgatagttttcttaatgattttaaaatgaaaattttggactgaatttttgggatgtttcataatCCCATTAAATCAGCAAAATATTTGAGAGACAAAATTAAAGTTaatattattcataatttatCTCCCAGTATATCCCAcgtaaaataaatcaatttgagatGATGGTTTGAATTTTAAAACGCATTAAATAAGTAagtcaattaatttgaaattttgaatcaaTATAACTGATATCTTTTTTTCCAGATGAATAGCCGAAAATCTCCAAGATGATATCTTAGAATCCCAATTTTTTGGAAAATAATGATTTTCTTATTCaaaaacaccttatatatatgATTACATTCAAGTTGTTATTCTTATGATTTTGGATTGATTCCTACGATTTATAGTGTTCTTCTTCAACAGTTTTCTTCTCCAGTTCTTTTTTCTAGGTTCTTTCTTTActattctccttcttcttctccaattTATCGCATTTACTCTATTCTTATTACCTGTTATTATTGTATTCATGTTGAGaggtcataaaaaaaattaatcaatctacTTTAAGCATATTAGTGTAACGGCCGGATTCGCTAGGTAAAACCATTGCATTAAACTCCCTTTTACCCTTGGACTAGACcggagtacgttaggcgtacacaAGGTATGCATGGCTTACTCCCATGTATGGATAGATCGGGGGTGTCCCctgcgtacgttgggcatacccatgCGTATGTGGGGCGTACGGGAGCCAGGGGCAAAccctgatttttagggtttgcaccctatttaaatacaTTAAGCCATTCACTGTCTTTACCTTATCAACCCTCATTTCCTTTTATGCTAATCTTGAAATGCTTGCCACCTTGAAGAGCATTCTTGAGCTTACTAAGAGTTTTTGGGTGTTCCTTTTGTGATTTTGAAGAATAAGGTGGCTTAAGGAGAAGCAAAGGACATGaagaagcttgtagatctagaggtTGTGCATCATTTCTATcccattggaggtataaagtctgaaacttGTTCATTCTAAGCTTAGATCCAGTTTAGAAAAGAACGTAGCATCTTTTGGTCCCATAGTTTGGTCTTTTGGAGTATGGGCTACTCCGGACCATTTGAGATGTCCTTTTGGACTCTTGGGGTGCATGAAGTCATAAAAAA
The genomic region above belongs to Lactuca sativa cultivar Salinas chromosome 4, Lsat_Salinas_v11, whole genome shotgun sequence and contains:
- the LOC111893475 gene encoding protein CANDIDATE G-PROTEIN COUPLED RECEPTOR 7-like; this translates as MALDSNDDSDVAFTEKNEKEKKNLRSSFNTSYPVSSQGVYSLYFANCNRQSLVSIDGRTELYNLDDGTTKDYLSAGLTHLPSVYFIFSVLYLSFLRFWISVCVKNQRRFHMIHLLMGVLLVITIGHFICAEADLHYQKGWCLWNPFLHAKEKLFLLIVILLQVLANVCSIKGGVTGLYNEDRLNNWQLDFISIDFVFCLAIFIPFVGSLILLKKTCETDRNAARNMANLGSFVLLVFAYVLFTRIIVSAFATFVVYKNPWMINAAEETVSLVFCMVMFYLFRPCEDEEADEDEKATGMLHILFFLEVSKALCPTFMFVLSFKW